From one Humulus lupulus chromosome 8, drHumLupu1.1, whole genome shotgun sequence genomic stretch:
- the LOC133794618 gene encoding subtilisin-like protease SBT1.5 — protein sequence MASSLSFLFSLCLISSLVLASSSSSSSTTDRKTFIVQVQRQAKPSIFPTHKNWYESSLATLSSSDSQKTSTFDNAVIHTYENVFHGFSAKLSPSEASKLESLPHVLAVIPEQVRYVQTTRSPEFLGLKTTGSAGLLKESDFGSDLVIGVIDTGIWPERKSFNDRDLGPVPSKWKGQCIAGKDFPATSCNRKLIGARYFCDGYESTNGKMNETTELRSPRDSDGHGTHTASIAAGRYVFPASTLGYARGIAAGMAPKARLATYKVCWNAGCYDSDILAAFDAAVADGVDVISLSVGGVVVPYYLDSIAMGAFGAADAGVFVSASAGNGGPGGLTVTNVAPWVTTVGAGTMDRDFPADVKLGNGRTIPGVSVYGGPGLTPGQMYPLLYAGNVGGDGYSSSLCLEGSLDPKLVNGKIVLCDRGINSRAAKGEVVQKSGGVGMILANVVSDGEGLVADCHVLPATSVGASAGDEIRTYITSSSKSHSPPTATIIFKGTKLGVRPAPVVASFSARGPNPESPEILKPDVIAPGVNILAAWPDRVGPSGISSDKRRTEFNILSGTSMACPHVSGLAALLKAAHPDWSPAAIRSALMTTAYTVDNRGETMLDESTGNSSSVLEFGSGHVHPEKAMDPGLVYDITSYDYIDFLCNSNYTTKNIQVITRKAADCSGAKKAGHAGNLNYPSLAAVFQQYGKHKMSTHFIRTVTNVGEPNSVYRVTVRPPSGTLVTVQPDKLVFRRVGQKLNFLVRVEATALKLSAGSSNVKSGSIVWSDGNHKVTSPLVVTMQQPF from the coding sequence ATGGCTTcctctctttctttccttttctctcTCTGCCTCATTAGCTCACTAGTattagcttcttcttcttcttcttcttctaccacTGATAGGAAGACTTTCATAGTTCAAGTCCAAAGACAGGCAAAGCCTTCTATTTTCCCCACCCACAAGAACTGGTACGAGTCTTCTCTAGCCACTCTTTCCTCTTCTGATAGCCAGAAGACCTCGACGTTTGACAATGCTGTCATACACACTTACGAGAACGTCTTCCATGGTTTCTCCGCAAAGCTCTCTCCTTCGGAAGCATCTAAGCTTGAATCACTTCCCCACGTCCTTGCCGTCATTCCCGAACAGGTACGGTACGTTCAAACCACGCGCTCCCCGGAGTTTCTCGGCCTGAAGACGACTGGCAGTGCGGGACTTCTGAAAGAGTCCGACTTTGGGTCGGACCTTGTAATTGGGGTCATCGACACAGGAATCTGGCCTGAGAGGAAGAGCTTCAACGACCGTGACCTGGGTCCAGTTCCTTCCAAGTGGAAAGGCCAGTGCATCGCAGGGAAGGATTTTCCGGCAACCTCTTGTAACCGAAAGCTCATCGGAGCGAGGTATTTCTGCGACGGTTACGAGTCCACCAACGGTAAGATGAACGAGACCACAGAGCTTCGCTCACCTAGAGACTCCGATGGCCATGGGACCCACACCGCCTCAATCGCCGCTGGAAGGTATGTCTTTCCGGCCTCCACCCTCGGCTACGCTCGCGGAATCGCCGCCGGCATGGCTCCCAAAGCCCGCCTAGCCACCTACAAGGTCTGCTGGAACGCCGGCTGCTACGATTCTGACATTCTGGCTGCTTTCGATGCCGCCGTCGCAGATGGTGTCGATGTCATCTCCCTCAGTGTCGGTGGCGTCGTCGTCCCTTACTACCTCGACTCCATTGCCATGGGAGCTTTCGGAGCCGCCGATGCTGGCGTCTTCGTTTCGGCTTCTGCCGGTAATGGTGGTCCTGGAGGACTCACTGTCACGAATGTCGCCCCCTGGGTTACCACTGTCGGTGCTGGTACCATGGACAGAGATTTCCCGGCAGACGTTAAGCTCGGTAATGGTAGAACGATTCCGGGTGTGAGCGTCTATGGAGGGCCGGGTCTTACACCGGGTCAAATGTACCCTTTATTGTATGCCGGCAACGTAGGTGGTGATGGGTACTCATCTTCTTTATGCTTGGAAGGTTCTTTGGACCCCAAACTGGTGAACGGAAAGATAGTACTCTGCGATAGGGGAATCAACTCTAGAGCTGCTAAAGGGGAAGTAGTCCAAAAATCAGGCGGAGTAGGAATGATTCTCGCTAATGTGGTATCCGACGGAGAAGGGTTAGTTGCAGATTGCCACGTGTTGCCTGCCACTTCAGTCGGTGCCTCAGCCGGTGACGAGATTCGCACGTACATTACGTCATCATCGAAGTCCCATTCTCCACCCACTGCCACAATTATATTTAAAGGAACTAAGCTAGGAGTGAGGCCTGCACCGGTGGTGGCGTCGTTTTCTGCTCGTGGACCGAACCCAGAGTCGCCGGAGATTCTCAAACCAGATGTGATAGCACCCGGGGTTAACATTCTCGCGGCTTGGCCCGATCGAGTTGGCCCGTCGGGTATTTCTTCCGATAAGCGCAGAACAGAATTCAACATACTTTCAGGGACATCAATGGCGTGCCCACATGTCTCCGGCTTGGCCGCATTGTTGAAGGCTGCTCACCCGGATTGGAGCCCAGCGGCGATAAGGTCAGCTCTAATGACGACTGCTTATACAGTGGACAACAGAGGAGAGACCATGTTGGATGAATCAACTGGGAACAGCTCATCTGTTTTAGAATTCGGGTCGGGTCACGTTCACCCAGAAAAGGCAATGGATCCTGGATTGGTTTACGACATAACATCTTATGATTACATAGATTTCTTATGCAATTCCAATTACACCACCAAGAACATTCAAGTGATCACTAGGAAGGCTGCGGATTGTAGTGGGGCCAAGAAGGCAGGCCATGCTGGGAACCTCAATTACCCATCCTTGGCTGCTGTGTTTCAGCAATACGGGAAGCACAAGATGTCAACTCATTTCATTAGGACTGTGACCAACGTAGGCGAGCCAAATTCAGTTTACCGTGTCACGGTCAGGCCGCCGAGTGGCACCCtggtgacagtgcagccagataAGCTGGTGTTTAGGAGGGTTGGTCAGAAATTGAATTTCCTTGTCAGAGTTGAAGCCACGGCACTGAAGCTTTCTGCAGGAAGCTCGAATGTGAAGAGTGGCTCTATAGTTTGGTCTGATGGAAATCACAAAGTCACAAGTCCCTTAGTTGTGACCATGCAACAACCTTTCTAG
- the LOC133795040 gene encoding protein argonaute 18-like yields the protein MVGSGAKGDASGYGWWWRGGGMRWWRGWTGWRGGFTGWRRYDRRWGGSGVSGGGEHGFGEGGFEIHGCRELGFGEGGFWVQGCRECEGGVGEYGREVGVREGGFGVQRWRDLGVGEGEFWVGECEVVVRGRGGGLKVFRGWGGEAIATAKGI from the coding sequence ATGGTGGGTTCGGGTGCGAAAGGCGATGCCAGTGGGTATGGGTGGTGGTGGAGGGGAGGGGGCATGAGGTGGTGGAGAGGGTGGACAGGGTGGAGGGGAGGGTTCACGGGGTGGAGAAGGTACGACCGAAGGTGGGGAGGAAGTGGGGTTAGTGGGGGCGGGGAGCATGGTTTCGGGGAGGGTGGGTTCGAGATTCATGGGTGTAGGGAGTTGGGTTTCGGTGAAGGCGGGTTCTGGGTTCAAGGGTGTAGGGAGTGCGAGGGTGGGGTCGGGGAGTATGGCAGAGAGGTTGGGGTCAGGGAGGGTGGGTTTGGGGTTCAGAGGTGGAGGGATTTGGGTGTCGGGGAGGGTGAGTTCTGGGTTGGTGAGTGCGAGGTGGTCGTGAGAGGTAGGGGCGGAGGACTCAAAGTTTTCAGGGGATGGGGTGGGGAGGCGATTGCGACGGCGAAGGGCATATAG